A window of the Oscillospiraceae bacterium NTUH-002-81 genome harbors these coding sequences:
- a CDS encoding ATP-binding protein: protein MLRFAMDDLLQWKEKKKRKPLIIMGARQVGKTWLMKEFGKNCYEKTAYISFYNNQRMDAVFENDFDVKRIIMNLNIESGVTITPGDTLIILDEIQNAPKVLESLKYFCEEAPEYHIVAAGSLLGVAIHEGVSYPVGKVDLLDLYPLNFREFLYAMGENGLADALKTKEYAIIDNFADKYLFWLKNYYYTGGMPAVVDAFRADKDYIEVRKIQSDILRQYEGDFGKHIESKVLPRIRMVWNSIPMQLAKENKKFFFGQIKKGARSSEFEIAIQWLLDCGLIYKVPRVNEPHMPLKAYQSMNAYKLFMLDVGLLGALSELPATSILEGNDIFVEFKGALTEQYVLQQFISDTPYTPYYYGTEKATFEQDFMIQKEDMIIPVEVKAETNIRSQSLKAYCDKFHPEKAVRFSALKYMDQGWMVNIPLYAVCNL, encoded by the coding sequence ATGCTTCGGTTTGCGATGGATGATCTTTTACAGTGGAAAGAGAAGAAAAAAAGAAAACCTTTAATTATCATGGGCGCCAGACAGGTTGGAAAAACATGGCTGATGAAAGAATTTGGAAAAAACTGTTATGAGAAAACAGCATATATTTCTTTTTATAATAATCAACGGATGGATGCGGTTTTTGAAAATGATTTTGATGTTAAACGGATCATTATGAATTTAAATATTGAATCAGGCGTAACCATCACTCCCGGGGATACATTGATTATTCTGGATGAGATTCAGAATGCGCCAAAAGTGCTGGAATCTTTGAAGTATTTTTGTGAAGAGGCGCCGGAATATCATATTGTAGCGGCGGGATCGCTGCTGGGGGTAGCAATCCATGAAGGCGTATCGTATCCGGTGGGGAAGGTTGATCTGCTGGATTTATATCCGCTTAACTTCAGAGAGTTTTTATATGCTATGGGAGAAAATGGATTGGCCGATGCATTGAAAACGAAGGAATATGCTATTATAGATAATTTCGCGGACAAATATCTTTTCTGGTTAAAAAATTATTATTACACCGGAGGAATGCCTGCAGTCGTTGATGCTTTTCGGGCGGACAAAGATTATATAGAGGTAAGAAAGATTCAAAGTGATATATTAAGACAGTATGAAGGAGATTTTGGAAAGCATATTGAAAGTAAAGTACTGCCGAGAATCAGAATGGTGTGGAATTCTATTCCGATGCAGCTGGCAAAAGAAAATAAAAAATTCTTTTTTGGCCAGATAAAAAAGGGGGCCCGCAGCAGTGAGTTTGAAATAGCGATTCAATGGCTGTTGGATTGCGGATTGATTTATAAGGTTCCTCGTGTAAACGAACCGCATATGCCTTTAAAAGCTTATCAGAGTATGAATGCGTATAAATTATTTATGCTGGATGTTGGACTGCTTGGAGCGCTCAGTGAACTTCCGGCGACATCCATACTGGAAGGAAATGATATCTTTGTAGAATTCAAGGGCGCTCTCACGGAGCAATATGTGCTGCAGCAGTTCATTTCAGATACCCCGTATACGCCCTATTACTATGGAACGGAAAAAGCGACTTTTGAACAGGATTTCATGATTCAAAAAGAGGATATGATTATACCTGTTGAAGTAAAAGCAGAGACGAATATACGGTCGCAGAGTTTAAAAGCATATTGTGATAAATTTCATCCTGAGAAAGCGGTACGTTTTTCAGCTTTAAAATATATGGACCAGGGATGGATGGTAAATATCCCATTGTATGCGGTGTGTAACTTGTAA
- a CDS encoding flavodoxin, whose amino-acid sequence MIIYYSRKGENYVNGSIVDLKKGNTEICAEFIQKAVGGDLFEVETVNDYSKDYHKCTEEAGCELKENARPELKKYLDDISDYDNIFVCGPCWWGTYPVAVFTQLERLDFTGKKVMALMTHEGSGLGNSERDLRKICKGAVFGSGIAVHGADAASAESAVADWACRNCRQPL is encoded by the coding sequence TTGATCATATATTATTCAAGAAAAGGTGAGAACTATGTGAATGGAAGTATTGTTGATTTGAAAAAAGGCAATACAGAAATTTGTGCAGAGTTTATTCAGAAAGCGGTAGGCGGAGATCTTTTTGAAGTTGAAACGGTAAATGACTATTCAAAGGATTATCATAAATGTACAGAGGAAGCAGGTTGTGAATTAAAGGAAAATGCGCGGCCGGAATTGAAGAAATATTTGGATGATATTTCGGATTATGACAACATTTTCGTGTGTGGCCCCTGCTGGTGGGGAACCTATCCGGTAGCAGTATTTACCCAGCTGGAGAGACTCGATTTTACAGGCAAGAAAGTGATGGCGCTTATGACACATGAAGGGAGCGGACTTGGAAACAGTGAACGTGACCTTAGAAAAATCTGCAAAGGCGCAGTATTTGGATCAGGCATTGCGGTTCATGGTGCGGACGCAGCATCTGCAGAATCGGCAGTAGCCGACTGGGCGTGCAGGAACTGCAGACAGCCATTATAA
- a CDS encoding DUF4143 domain-containing protein, whose protein sequence is MVKWKYKKNELIDSKTILPCYNSTDPRVSLTDTKDFDSYKLYLSDTGLFVTLMFIDRAAAENDVYAKLLSDKLPANLGYLYENLVAQMIAASGRELYYHTWEKAGSTHYYEVDFLISEGSKINAFEIKSSESGKHESIKMFYKKFSQSVHNIYLLSQKDAGKEENLLLKPFYLMPFLT, encoded by the coding sequence ATGGTCAAATGGAAATACAAAAAGAATGAATTGATTGATTCTAAAACAATTTTACCATGTTATAATTCAACAGATCCAAGGGTTAGTCTGACAGACACAAAAGATTTTGACAGCTACAAATTATATCTTTCGGATACCGGGTTATTCGTGACGCTGATGTTTATTGACCGAGCGGCAGCGGAAAATGATGTATATGCAAAATTATTGTCTGATAAATTACCGGCAAATCTGGGGTATCTTTATGAAAATCTTGTTGCCCAAATGATTGCGGCGTCCGGTAGAGAACTTTACTACCATACATGGGAAAAGGCTGGCAGTACACATTATTATGAAGTTGATTTCCTGATTTCAGAAGGCAGTAAAATAAATGCTTTTGAGATAAAGTCTTCGGAATCGGGAAAACATGAGTCGATCAAGATGTTTTACAAAAAGTTTTCGCAGAGTGTGCATAACATATATTTATTGTCACAGAAAGATGCAGGGAAAGAGGAAAATCTATTATTGAAACCATTTTATCTAATGCCATTTTTGACATAA
- a CDS encoding Type 1 glutamine amidotransferase-like domain-containing protein: MKLFLCSHFSSVGSLIKEEFDNKKVAFIPTASLREGYTGYVGSARKLFNKLGAAVTEIDISTEAYLTIQSVFEDADVIYFTGGNSFFLMDQLRKTGTDELLKKELAKGKLMIGESAGAIICAPTIQYIEQMDEKPEDYSQEDDAGLDLIDFYVLPHYLTAPFKKVTEKIMTEFSDLNLCPINNHQGIVIDGKGSKIICKD, encoded by the coding sequence ATGAAACTGTTTTTATGTTCGCACTTTTCAAGTGTAGGAAGTTTGATAAAAGAAGAATTTGATAACAAAAAAGTCGCATTTATTCCAACAGCATCGCTGCGTGAAGGCTACACCGGTTATGTCGGCTCGGCTCGAAAGCTATTCAATAAACTGGGAGCAGCCGTAACGGAAATTGATATTTCAACGGAGGCTTATTTAACGATACAGTCCGTTTTTGAAGATGCGGATGTGATATATTTTACTGGTGGAAATTCTTTCTTCCTTATGGACCAGCTCCGTAAAACGGGAACGGATGAGCTATTGAAGAAGGAATTGGCAAAGGGAAAACTGATGATTGGTGAATCGGCGGGTGCGATTATATGCGCTCCAACTATCCAATATATTGAACAAATGGATGAAAAACCGGAGGACTACTCACAAGAAGATGATGCAGGGCTTGATTTGATTGATTTCTATGTTCTTCCGCATTATCTTACAGCACCATTTAAGAAAGTTACTGAGAAAATAATGACTGAATTTTCGGATTTGAATCTATGCCCAATTAACAACCATCAGGGAATTGTAATTGATGGTAAAGGTTCAAAGATTATTTGCAAAGACTAA
- a CDS encoding aminotransferase class I/II-fold pyridoxal phosphate-dependent enzyme → MKMHTFWEKEQQEVESLYEKLVAYGAGDACPFHMPGHKRNMGKWGFADPFSFDITEIDGFDNLHHAEGILKAAQERATRVYGARRTFFLINGSSAGILSAVSACVSKGGKLLMARNCHKAVYHAASLLGLETVYVYPEQERRYGLNGGISPERVERLLEEHPGVQAVIVTSPTYDGVVSDIRKIAQIVHERGLFLIVDEAHGAHLAFSPYFPDSALELGADVVIQSVHKTLPSLTQTALLHISRQVPGEQARFLEDRLGRYLGVYQTSSPSYVLMASIDQCMAWLSTEGAQAFAAYVDNLTEFRKKMGKLSHLHLVGEEVVGTASIYGLDLSKLIFSGKDAGVGGEALSQQFRQQFGIELEMAAGSYALALSSVMDSRENFARLARAAETIDNTTKHKVGEKKRYEKEPVHSDALLRLPQIMRLSAAEDAPWEELPLPDTAGRISAEWIYLYPPGIPLAAPGERIVPELLAQLERYRRQGMSLEGMRDLTGEKLRVIYETPGK, encoded by the coding sequence ATGAAAATGCATACGTTCTGGGAAAAGGAGCAGCAGGAAGTGGAAAGTCTGTATGAGAAGCTGGTAGCTTACGGAGCGGGGGATGCCTGCCCGTTTCATATGCCGGGCCACAAGAGAAATATGGGAAAATGGGGATTTGCGGATCCCTTTTCTTTCGATATCACGGAGATTGACGGGTTTGACAATCTGCATCATGCGGAAGGGATTCTCAAAGCAGCCCAGGAGCGGGCGACCCGGGTGTATGGTGCCCGGCGGACGTTTTTTCTCATCAATGGAAGCTCGGCGGGCATTCTGTCTGCGGTAAGCGCCTGTGTGTCCAAAGGAGGGAAGCTGCTCATGGCCCGCAACTGTCACAAAGCAGTCTACCATGCGGCGTCGCTGCTGGGTCTGGAAACGGTGTATGTTTACCCGGAGCAGGAGCGGCGGTACGGCCTCAATGGCGGCATTTCTCCGGAACGGGTGGAACGGCTGCTGGAAGAACATCCTGGCGTCCAGGCGGTGATCGTCACCTCCCCTACCTATGACGGTGTGGTATCTGACATTCGCAAAATTGCACAGATCGTCCATGAACGGGGGCTTTTTCTCATTGTGGATGAGGCCCATGGCGCGCATCTGGCGTTTTCGCCTTATTTTCCGGACAGTGCGCTGGAGCTGGGGGCGGATGTGGTGATCCAGAGTGTGCACAAGACGCTGCCTTCTCTGACCCAGACGGCGCTTCTGCATATATCCCGGCAGGTGCCGGGGGAGCAGGCGCGGTTCCTAGAAGACCGGCTTGGCCGTTATCTGGGAGTGTATCAGACCAGCAGCCCTTCTTACGTGCTGATGGCCTCCATTGACCAGTGTATGGCCTGGTTATCCACGGAAGGAGCGCAGGCGTTTGCGGCATATGTGGATAACTTAACGGAATTTCGGAAAAAGATGGGAAAACTTTCTCATCTGCATCTGGTCGGTGAGGAAGTGGTGGGCACTGCCAGTATCTACGGGCTGGATCTGTCCAAGCTGATTTTCTCGGGAAAAGACGCCGGTGTCGGCGGAGAGGCATTAAGCCAGCAGTTCCGGCAGCAGTTTGGCATTGAACTGGAAATGGCGGCGGGCAGTTATGCACTGGCGTTAAGCAGCGTCATGGACAGCCGGGAGAATTTTGCGCGGTTGGCCCGGGCGGCGGAGACGATAGATAATACAACGAAGCATAAAGTCGGAGAAAAGAAACGGTATGAAAAAGAACCCGTACATTCGGATGCCTTGCTTCGCCTTCCACAGATCATGCGCCTTTCTGCGGCGGAGGATGCTCCCTGGGAGGAACTGCCGCTGCCTGATACGGCGGGGCGCATCAGTGCGGAATGGATCTATCTGTATCCGCCGGGTATTCCGCTGGCAGCGCCGGGGGAGCGGATCGTGCCGGAGCTGCTGGCGCAGCTGGAGCGGTATCGGCGGCAGGGCATGTCACTGGAGGGCATGCGGGATTTGACAGGAGAAAAATTGCGGGTGATATACGAGACACCCGGGAAATGA
- a CDS encoding guanylate kinase: MGKIFCVMGKSASGKDTIYRRLMEAPGLGLERIVLYTTRPIREGEAEGREYHFVDRARYEALLAAGKVIEARSYDTMYGVWTYFTAEEGIDLAKTSYLTIGTLESYEKLKSYFGEKQVVPVYVELEDGERLSRALARERLQETPRYAEFCRRFLADCADFSEEKLAAAGINRRFVNDDLERCCGEILRYIEENK; this comes from the coding sequence ATGGGTAAAATATTTTGTGTGATGGGAAAAAGTGCATCGGGAAAGGATACGATCTACCGGCGGTTGATGGAAGCACCGGGGCTGGGACTGGAGCGGATCGTACTCTATACGACCCGGCCGATCCGGGAAGGAGAGGCGGAAGGACGGGAGTATCATTTCGTGGACAGGGCGCGGTATGAGGCGCTGCTGGCGGCGGGCAAGGTCATCGAGGCCCGGTCTTATGACACCATGTATGGCGTGTGGACGTATTTTACCGCGGAGGAAGGGATTGATCTTGCCAAAACAAGCTATCTCACCATCGGGACGCTGGAATCCTATGAGAAGCTGAAAAGCTATTTTGGTGAAAAACAGGTGGTGCCGGTGTATGTGGAGCTGGAGGACGGGGAACGGCTGTCCCGGGCGCTGGCAAGGGAACGGCTGCAGGAGACGCCCCGCTATGCGGAGTTTTGCCGGAGATTTCTGGCGGACTGCGCTGATTTTTCGGAAGAAAAGCTGGCGGCAGCTGGGATCAACCGGCGTTTTGTCAATGATGACTTGGAACGGTGCTGCGGGGAAATACTCCGTTATATTGAAGAAAATAAATAA
- a CDS encoding DNA polymerase III subunit, with product MAGFGDIVGHEQIIWHLQNAIRMGKVSHAYLLNGEPGSGKKLLADCFAMTLQCEAGGIDPCMECHSCKQALTNNQPDIIRVTHEKPNTISVEDIRTQLNGDIQIKPYSSRYKIYIVADADLMTVQAQNALLKTIEEPPAYAVILLLANNADRLLPTILSRCVRLNLKAVRDQDIREYLMDKMKIPDYQADVSLKFAQGNVGKAVQLASSETFAVMKDEALSLLHETDRMELYELMDAVKKISDYKNDIDSFLDIVTIWLRDVLMFKATQDANSLIFREDLSAITARARKSSYEGLEEMIQAVDRARARLKANVNFDLVLELLLLTIKEN from the coding sequence ATGGCCGGATTTGGTGACATTGTGGGACATGAACAGATCATCTGGCATTTGCAGAATGCGATTCGTATGGGAAAGGTTTCCCATGCCTATTTGCTGAACGGGGAACCGGGCAGCGGCAAGAAGCTGCTGGCGGATTGTTTTGCCATGACGCTGCAGTGCGAAGCAGGGGGGATTGACCCATGCATGGAATGTCATTCCTGCAAGCAGGCGCTGACGAATAACCAGCCGGATATCATTCGGGTGACCCATGAGAAGCCCAACACCATCAGTGTGGAGGACATCCGCACCCAGCTCAACGGTGACATCCAGATCAAGCCCTACAGTTCCAGATATAAGATTTATATTGTGGCAGACGCGGATCTGATGACGGTGCAGGCGCAGAATGCGCTGCTGAAGACGATCGAGGAGCCGCCGGCCTATGCGGTGATTCTGTTGCTGGCGAACAATGCAGACCGGCTGCTTCCGACGATTCTGTCCCGCTGCGTGCGGCTGAATCTGAAGGCGGTCAGGGATCAAGATATCAGGGAGTATTTGATGGACAAAATGAAGATACCGGATTACCAGGCGGATGTGAGCCTGAAATTTGCGCAGGGAAATGTGGGGAAGGCGGTGCAGCTGGCTTCCTCGGAGACGTTTGCGGTAATGAAGGACGAGGCGCTGTCCTTGCTGCATGAGACAGACCGGATGGAGCTGTATGAGCTGATGGATGCGGTGAAGAAGATCAGCGATTATAAGAACGATATCGACTCGTTTCTGGATATCGTGACAATCTGGCTGCGGGATGTGCTGATGTTTAAAGCCACCCAGGACGCCAATTCCCTGATTTTTCGGGAGGATCTGTCCGCCATCACAGCGCGGGCGAGAAAAAGCTCCTATGAGGGGCTGGAAGAGATGATACAGGCAGTGGACAGGGCGCGGGCACGGCTGAAAGCCAACGTGAACTTTGACCTGGTACTGGAGCTGCTGTTACTTACTATAAAGGAGAATTAA
- a CDS encoding tRNA1(Val) (adenine(37)-N6)-methyltransferase encodes MTTELKPGERLDDLQRNGYKIIQDPGRFCFGMDAVLLSGFARVKKGERAADLGTGTGIIPILLRGKTEGSYFAGLEIQEESADMARRSVAYNSLEDSVEIVTGDIKEAVRLFGPASFDVVTSNPPYMTGQHGLTNPNEARAIARHEILCTLEDVVQAAAGLLKPQGRFYMVHRPFRLAEIFGVLGKYKLEPKRMRLVYPYVDREPNMVLIEACRGGRPRITVEKPLIVYQRPGVYTDEIYDVYGY; translated from the coding sequence ATGACAACTGAGTTAAAGCCGGGGGAACGGCTGGATGACCTGCAGAGAAACGGTTACAAAATCATCCAGGATCCGGGCAGATTCTGCTTCGGGATGGATGCGGTGCTGCTTTCCGGGTTTGCCCGGGTGAAAAAGGGGGAGCGCGCGGCTGATCTGGGTACCGGCACGGGCATTATCCCCATTCTTCTGCGGGGCAAGACCGAGGGAAGCTATTTCGCCGGTCTGGAGATCCAGGAGGAAAGTGCGGACATGGCCAGGAGAAGCGTGGCGTACAATTCCCTGGAGGACAGCGTGGAGATTGTCACAGGAGATATCAAGGAAGCAGTGCGCCTGTTCGGGCCTGCTTCCTTTGACGTGGTGACGTCCAACCCGCCCTATATGACCGGGCAGCACGGGCTGACGAACCCTAACGAAGCCAGGGCCATTGCCCGGCATGAGATCCTGTGCACGCTGGAGGATGTGGTGCAGGCGGCAGCAGGGCTTCTGAAGCCCCAGGGGCGGTTTTATATGGTGCACCGGCCCTTCCGGCTGGCGGAGATTTTCGGCGTGCTGGGGAAATATAAGCTGGAGCCCAAGCGGATGCGGCTGGTATATCCTTACGTGGATCGGGAGCCAAACATGGTGCTCATCGAGGCGTGCAGGGGCGGCCGTCCGCGGATCACGGTGGAAAAGCCGCTGATCGTGTACCAGCGCCCCGGCGTTTACACGGATGAGATCTATGATGTGTATGGATATTGA
- a CDS encoding AbrB/MazE/SpoVT family DNA-binding domain-containing protein, giving the protein MKNTGVIRRLDELGRITLPMELRKSMNLKERDALQISVDNGRVVLEKYTPCDIFTGATEDLVEFRGKKISKSTIRELAKLLEEEA; this is encoded by the coding sequence ATGAAAAATACCGGTGTAATCAGACGTCTGGATGAACTGGGTCGAATTACACTTCCCATGGAACTGCGTAAGTCAATGAATCTCAAAGAGCGCGATGCCCTGCAGATTTCCGTTGATAATGGCCGGGTTGTTTTGGAAAAATATACACCCTGTGACATATTCACGGGTGCTACCGAAGATCTGGTCGAGTTCCGTGGAAAGAAAATTTCCAAAAGCACCATCCGCGAACTGGCAAAACTACTCGAAGAAGAAGCGTAA
- a CDS encoding nucleoside recognition domain-containing protein translates to MLNGLWAGMLLLGIAYGGFAGTMTEISDGVLEAARESVYLCITMTGVMALWSGLMRIAEESGLTGQMTRAVQPFVNWLFPDIPKGHEAKVHITANIIANVLGLGWAATPSGLKAMDALAKLEEERRNRSAKKAARAVPVAPGTASNEMCDFLILNISSLQLIPVNIIAYRSQYGSVDPTAVIGPAIVATTISTVTGIVYCKLRGKAQEIKCCFHADGQECAIRSAFAPASPGWWRRSGQFLS, encoded by the coding sequence ATGTTGAATGGATTATGGGCGGGAATGCTTTTGCTGGGGATCGCATATGGCGGATTTGCCGGTACGATGACGGAAATTTCGGACGGTGTGCTGGAGGCGGCCAGAGAAAGTGTATATTTATGCATTACAATGACTGGCGTCATGGCGCTGTGGAGCGGCCTGATGCGAATTGCGGAAGAGTCCGGTCTTACGGGGCAAATGACGCGTGCGGTGCAGCCTTTTGTGAACTGGCTGTTCCCGGATATCCCGAAAGGACATGAGGCAAAAGTGCATATTACGGCCAATATTATCGCCAATGTGCTGGGGCTGGGGTGGGCAGCTACGCCGTCCGGGTTAAAGGCGATGGATGCCCTGGCAAAATTAGAAGAGGAACGAAGAAATCGAAGCGCGAAAAAGGCCGCCCGCGCGGTGCCGGTGGCGCCTGGGACGGCCAGTAATGAAATGTGTGATTTTCTCATATTGAATATTTCTTCACTGCAGCTGATCCCGGTGAATATCATCGCGTACCGCAGCCAGTACGGAAGCGTAGATCCCACGGCGGTCATCGGCCCGGCCATTGTGGCCACGACCATCAGCACGGTGACAGGGATCGTATACTGTAAGCTGCGGGGGAAAGCGCAGGAGATAAAATGCTGTTTTCATGCAGACGGCCAGGAGTGCGCCATCAGATCAGCTTTCGCCCCAGCATCTCCGGGTTGGTGGCGTAGGTCAGGGCAGTTTCTTTCGTGA
- a CDS encoding PilT/PilU family type 4a pilus ATPase, with the protein MNTDAKTLLEQAVARQASDIFIIAGLPVSFRRQNQILKENEEKMLPPDTEQLLKEIYELADHRDIHRLYETGDDDFAFALPGVSRFRVSAYKQRGALSAVIRVITFHLPDPKELGIPDYVMSLADERKGMVLVTGPAGSGKSTTLACIIDRINQTREDHIITLEDPLEFLHRHGRSIVSQREINVDTESYVTALRAALRQSPDVILLGEMRDYETINIAMTAAETGHLLFSTLHTIGAANTIDRIIDVFPANQQHQIAVQLSLVLTAVISQQLVPGVDGRMLPAFEIMTVTPAIRNMIRDSKIPQIEGVINSSAKEDMISMDASLLSLFKKGQITKETALTYATNPEMLGRKLI; encoded by the coding sequence ATGAATACTGATGCAAAAACACTTCTGGAACAGGCAGTTGCCCGGCAGGCCTCCGACATTTTTATCATTGCCGGTCTGCCGGTGTCCTTCCGCAGGCAGAACCAGATTTTAAAAGAAAATGAAGAAAAGATGCTGCCGCCAGACACGGAACAGCTTCTGAAAGAAATTTACGAGCTGGCAGACCACCGGGATATCCACAGACTGTACGAGACCGGCGATGACGATTTTGCCTTCGCCCTGCCCGGTGTCTCCCGCTTCCGTGTCAGCGCTTACAAGCAGCGCGGCGCCCTGTCTGCCGTGATCCGCGTTATCACCTTTCATCTGCCGGATCCGAAAGAACTGGGCATCCCGGATTATGTCATGTCCCTGGCCGACGAGCGAAAGGGTATGGTGCTGGTGACCGGCCCTGCGGGCAGCGGCAAATCCACCACCCTGGCCTGCATAATTGACCGCATCAACCAGACCCGGGAGGATCACATCATCACCCTGGAAGACCCGCTGGAATTCCTGCACCGCCATGGCCGCTCCATCGTCAGCCAGCGCGAAATCAACGTGGACACGGAAAGCTATGTCACAGCCCTTCGTGCAGCGCTGCGCCAGAGCCCGGATGTTATCCTGCTGGGAGAAATGCGGGACTATGAGACGATCAACATTGCCATGACCGCCGCGGAGACCGGCCATCTGCTATTCTCCACCCTGCATACCATCGGTGCAGCCAACACCATCGACCGCATCATTGACGTTTTTCCGGCCAACCAGCAGCATCAGATTGCCGTCCAGCTCTCCCTGGTACTCACTGCTGTCATTTCCCAGCAGCTTGTTCCCGGCGTGGATGGCCGTATGCTCCCGGCCTTCGAGATCATGACCGTGACACCCGCCATCCGCAATATGATCCGGGACAGCAAGATCCCGCAGATCGAGGGCGTTATCAATTCCTCCGCCAAAGAGGATATGATTTCCATGGATGCCAGCCTGCTTTCCCTGTTTAAGAAAGGACAGATCACGAAAGAAACTGCCCTGACCTACGCCACCAACCCGGAGATGCTGGGGCGAAAGCTGATCTGA
- a CDS encoding DUF4860 domain-containing protein, with product MPAQRHQKHIIDFLFPAALFLVFAVSALCVMLLAAGIYRQSAVETAKNDVSRTALSYISEKIHQGDSGDAVHLGTFDGLDALAIQQTVGDDSYTTYIYLYEKELKELFIKDDVQARASAGKTILSISDFSMEELKNGLFSFTCTDENGESVSTIVAVRGTATSKNEVNTQ from the coding sequence ATGCCAGCACAGAGACATCAGAAACACATCATTGATTTTCTGTTTCCTGCTGCCCTGTTCCTTGTGTTCGCAGTGTCGGCCCTGTGCGTCATGCTTCTCGCCGCCGGGATCTACCGCCAGTCCGCGGTGGAAACGGCCAAAAACGACGTTTCCCGCACCGCCCTGTCCTACATCAGTGAAAAAATTCATCAGGGAGACTCCGGGGATGCCGTCCATCTGGGCACCTTTGACGGACTGGATGCCCTGGCCATCCAGCAAACGGTGGGGGACGACAGCTATACCACGTATATTTATCTGTATGAAAAGGAACTGAAAGAGCTGTTCATCAAAGACGACGTACAGGCCCGGGCATCCGCCGGGAAAACCATCCTGTCCATCAGCGATTTTTCCATGGAAGAGCTGAAAAACGGGCTGTTTTCTTTCACCTGTACCGATGAAAACGGAGAAAGCGTTTCCACCATAGTTGCTGTCAGGGGTACCGCAACAAGCAAAAACGAGGTAAACACACAATAA
- a CDS encoding type II secretion system F family protein produces MDTKRFTNSELSSFCGQLALILRSGISATEGLTVMLDDMTDNTERAILQQILEKQEETGNLYPALACTNLFPAYLLQMVKIAEETGTLDEVMQALSDHYAREDAIMHSIRSAVAYPAVMAGMMIAVIIILLVKVMPIFNQVFIQLGTEMTGISRGLMNVGTVLNRYSMFFLALLVLLLAAGLTLSHSAKGRSSFYEMLCHFHLFRTLRDEISTCRFAGAMGLTLRSGLDPERSLELVQNLMEDPVFSTRTKDCLEKLRAGEDFGDAMHTSGLLSGLYARMVLLGIRTGETEKVMDDIARISQENLDNQIGQILSAIEPTLVIALSLIVGVILLSVMFPLMGIMSGI; encoded by the coding sequence ATGGATACCAAACGATTCACAAACAGTGAGCTTTCTTCCTTCTGCGGACAGCTCGCCCTTATTTTACGATCCGGCATTTCGGCCACAGAAGGGCTGACGGTGATGCTGGACGATATGACCGACAACACGGAACGGGCCATTTTACAGCAGATTCTGGAAAAACAGGAGGAGACCGGCAACCTTTATCCGGCGCTGGCATGCACGAACCTGTTCCCGGCCTATCTGCTGCAGATGGTGAAGATCGCCGAGGAAACCGGCACGCTGGACGAGGTGATGCAGGCCTTGAGCGACCACTATGCCCGGGAGGACGCCATCATGCACAGCATCCGCAGCGCGGTTGCCTATCCCGCCGTCATGGCAGGCATGATGATCGCTGTGATCATTATCCTTCTCGTGAAGGTCATGCCGATCTTCAACCAGGTATTCATCCAGCTGGGCACGGAAATGACTGGGATTTCCCGGGGGCTCATGAACGTAGGTACCGTTCTTAACCGATACTCCATGTTTTTCCTGGCTTTGCTCGTCCTGCTCCTTGCGGCTGGCCTGACCCTCTCCCATTCCGCCAAAGGCCGCAGCTCTTTTTACGAAATGCTCTGTCATTTCCACCTTTTCCGCACGCTGCGGGATGAGATCAGCACCTGCCGGTTCGCAGGCGCCATGGGACTGACGCTGCGCAGCGGTCTCGACCCGGAACGCAGCCTGGAGCTGGTGCAGAACCTGATGGAGGATCCCGTATTTTCCACCAGGACAAAGGATTGCCTGGAAAAACTGCGCGCCGGGGAGGATTTCGGTGACGCCATGCATACCAGCGGCCTGCTGTCCGGTCTGTACGCCCGCATGGTACTGCTGGGCATCCGCACCGGCGAGACCGAAAAGGTGATGGACGATATCGCCCGGATTTCTCAGGAAAATCTGGACAACCAGATCGGACAGATCTTGTCTGCCATCGAACCCACGCTGGTCATCGCCCTTTCCCTCATCGTGGGCGTGATCCTTCTGTCTGTCATGTTCCCGCTCATGGGCATCATGTCCGGCATTTAA